The Marinobacter sp. ANT_B65 genome has a segment encoding these proteins:
- the ureE gene encoding urease accessory protein UreE, which produces MLELTKRISHVESAEIFDNLTLPYELRMRGRLRSTTETSQDVGLFLDRGPVLRDGDLLQAKTGEIIRIRAAEEPVVTAYIEAGLPLARLCYHLGNRHVSLAIGQNEQGGWVRFPPDHVLEELAEHLGAKVVHHTASFDPEPGAYAQTGKADSGHSHSHGHGHRHAHSH; this is translated from the coding sequence ATGCTGGAACTTACTAAACGCATTTCCCACGTGGAAAGCGCCGAAATCTTCGACAACCTTACCTTGCCCTACGAACTGCGCATGCGAGGCCGGTTACGCTCCACCACAGAAACCAGCCAGGACGTTGGCCTGTTTCTGGACCGTGGCCCGGTATTGCGGGACGGCGATCTGCTGCAGGCCAAAACCGGCGAGATCATCCGCATCCGTGCAGCGGAAGAGCCGGTAGTAACCGCTTACATCGAAGCCGGCCTGCCGCTGGCGCGGTTGTGCTATCACCTGGGCAACCGCCACGTGTCCCTCGCCATTGGCCAGAACGAACAGGGTGGCTGGGTGCGATTCCCGCCTGACCATGTTCTGGAAGAACTGGCGGAGCACCTGGGAGCAAAGGTTGTTCACCACACGGCATCCTTTGATCCTGAACCGGGTGCTTATGCGCAGACCGGAAAAGCCGATAGCGGCCACAGCCACAGCCATGGGCACGGCCATCGTCATGCTCACTCCCACTGA
- a CDS encoding DUF4041 domain-containing protein, which yields MEEITSAGDAIVVIVAVLLIFIPALISWLFRRSRNAMKEKLADAMQRLKQAEKKRKDAEQYCADLKAKYKPITDMEAHARLLIGKAERKAEAVRSEAEGVYLEAEAKLAEAKDEANQISAEAKAAIKEAKLKAEQIEADGRAEAERVLDFAGRRAEEIAGDALAAKGKADLYEATVVAMRNTIQGYKDDYIVPNHAVLDELAEEYSHKEAGEQLKRARKRVRDMVKNGNAGACDYAEANRRAFAIHFAVDAFNGKVDSALAKVKHDNFGKIKQEIKDAFALVNHNGMPFRNARINQEYLEARLDELQWAVATHELRQIEREEQRAIREQMREEERARREIEKAIKEAEKEERMLQKALETARKELASAHGDQRQQYETQLAELEAKLAEAETRGERALSMAQQTRRGHVYVISNIGSFGENVFKIGMTRRLEPMDRVKELGDASVPFDFDVHAMIYSDDAPALEKELHRRFDDASVNKVNFRKEFFNLNLAEIRQAVEQQGMNEIHWTMKAEAAEYRESLSISKQQALEAPVTA from the coding sequence ATGGAAGAAATAACATCGGCAGGTGATGCCATCGTCGTAATCGTCGCCGTTCTTTTGATCTTTATTCCGGCCTTGATTTCCTGGCTTTTTCGACGTAGCCGGAACGCTATGAAGGAAAAGCTCGCCGACGCGATGCAGCGTTTGAAGCAGGCTGAAAAGAAAAGGAAGGATGCAGAGCAATACTGCGCAGACCTCAAGGCCAAGTACAAACCGATTACCGATATGGAGGCGCATGCGCGGCTGTTAATCGGTAAAGCGGAGAGAAAAGCGGAAGCTGTCAGGAGTGAAGCGGAAGGTGTGTATTTGGAGGCTGAGGCAAAGCTGGCAGAGGCTAAAGACGAAGCGAACCAAATCAGTGCTGAAGCAAAGGCCGCTATCAAAGAGGCAAAGTTAAAGGCTGAGCAAATTGAGGCAGATGGTCGAGCAGAGGCGGAGAGAGTTCTTGATTTCGCGGGACGGCGGGCTGAGGAAATAGCGGGAGATGCACTGGCGGCCAAGGGGAAAGCTGATCTATATGAAGCCACTGTGGTGGCCATGCGCAATACCATTCAGGGTTATAAAGACGACTATATCGTCCCTAATCATGCGGTTTTGGATGAGCTTGCCGAAGAATACAGCCATAAGGAGGCTGGCGAACAATTGAAGCGGGCTCGTAAGCGCGTTCGGGACATGGTCAAAAATGGTAACGCGGGCGCGTGTGATTATGCAGAGGCAAACCGGCGAGCCTTTGCAATACACTTCGCGGTGGATGCCTTCAACGGTAAGGTTGATTCGGCGTTGGCTAAGGTCAAACACGACAACTTCGGCAAGATCAAACAGGAAATTAAGGATGCCTTTGCCCTCGTGAATCACAATGGCATGCCCTTTAGAAATGCTCGTATTAACCAAGAATATCTTGAAGCTCGTTTGGACGAACTCCAATGGGCGGTTGCCACTCATGAACTAAGGCAGATAGAACGGGAAGAGCAGCGAGCTATTAGGGAACAAATGCGTGAGGAGGAAAGAGCGCGCCGAGAGATTGAAAAGGCTATTAAAGAGGCCGAGAAAGAAGAGCGGATGTTGCAAAAAGCCCTGGAAACGGCCCGGAAAGAACTGGCATCCGCACACGGAGATCAACGCCAGCAATACGAAACCCAGCTTGCGGAACTTGAAGCCAAGTTAGCTGAAGCCGAGACAAGGGGTGAACGGGCGCTTTCTATGGCACAGCAAACAAGACGTGGCCATGTTTATGTCATCAGTAATATCGGGAGCTTTGGTGAGAACGTCTTCAAGATTGGTATGACGCGCAGGCTCGAGCCTATGGATCGAGTGAAAGAGTTAGGCGACGCTTCTGTTCCATTTGATTTTGATGTCCACGCCATGATTTACAGCGATGATGCTCCAGCATTGGAAAAAGAGCTGCATCGTCGGTTTGATGATGCGTCGGTAAATAAAGTGAATTTCCGGAAGGAGTTCTTTAACCTGAATCTTGCCGAAATTCGCCAGGCTGTCGAACAGCAGGGTATGAACGAAATACACTGGACAATGAAAGCGGAAGCGGCGGAATATCGGGAGTCTTTGAGTATCTCTAAACAGCAGGCTTTAGAAGCGCCGGTTACGGCATAG
- a CDS encoding HupE/UreJ family protein, translating to MKAITRVLMATGLMVTATAASAHAGHDAGTGFASGLLHPMLGLDHLLAMAAIGFWSVRQSATMKNSTPLFVIGGMILGAAIAWGGMSLPGVETGIALSVLLAGILIATMAKLPTAVGGTLVAAFMVFHGFAHGTEMPAGAALVAYLAGFSIATLALTFVGRGLGALMQKTDNRFGRVLGGLVAATGAFLAAA from the coding sequence ATGAAAGCAATTACCCGAGTACTCATGGCCACCGGCCTGATGGTTACCGCCACAGCCGCCTCCGCCCACGCCGGCCACGACGCAGGCACCGGATTCGCCAGCGGCCTCCTGCACCCCATGTTGGGCCTGGACCACCTGCTGGCTATGGCCGCGATCGGTTTCTGGAGCGTACGCCAGTCCGCCACTATGAAAAACAGCACACCCCTGTTCGTAATCGGCGGCATGATCCTCGGTGCAGCCATTGCCTGGGGCGGCATGAGCCTGCCTGGCGTTGAAACCGGCATCGCTCTCTCTGTGCTGCTGGCCGGTATACTGATCGCCACCATGGCCAAACTCCCAACCGCTGTAGGCGGAACACTGGTCGCGGCCTTTATGGTGTTTCATGGCTTTGCGCACGGTACTGAAATGCCGGCTGGTGCGGCGTTGGTGGCTTATCTGGCTGGGTTCTCCATTGCCACATTGGCACTTACGTTTGTGGGCCGGGGGCTTGGTGCTTTGATGCAGAAAACCGATAACCGCTTCGGCCGGGTGTTGGGTGGTTTGGTTGCAGCTACGGGAGCTTTTTTGGCTGCTGCGTAA
- a CDS encoding AAA family ATPase codes for MKIESVRIQNFRTFKDETIFFDDYCCFVGPNGSGKSTVMNALNVFFRQYKDSKTDLSKLSIDDFHHKNVKEPISITVTFKELSDRAKVDLADYVRQERLIVTAKAEFDEGTERAEVKQFGNRLGMTEFRAWFEAEKSKQPASELKKIFSDLQAKWPEITKATSKADMSSSLNDFESLHQDLCSLIPSEDQFYGVSKGANRLAPHLQWVFVSASKDFSEEAEESKHSALGQLLSRAIRAKVNFSDKVTGLRDGLRQSYQEMLEEEQGVLSSISESLQNKLKLWANPSATAKVLWKNDAEKSIKIEEPLAHIQIGEKGFESELARFGHGMQRSYLLTLLQELADIEDENAPTLAMAIEEPELYQHPPQARYLSEVLQDLANENSQIIVCSHSPYFIPGDDFHSVRLVREFGAPSCSNVTSLTYAELSKELTDAGDKAVKETGMIAKLYPTLRPEISEMFFSRKLILVEGIEDVAYLTSYIQLMGKLSDFRRSGYHIIPVGGKNELLKPLAIAKLLNIEVFVVCDADTNKTRQDEINKHKKDNAAILHLLGHDKTENWPEADIKKPNLRMWKTNITDTVGPEFGEDWKKHEDQAAAYYGNAGGLKKNPLAVSRALESAWNEGLKSTTLQELVDSLLAQKT; via the coding sequence ATGAAAATAGAGTCAGTACGAATTCAGAACTTCCGTACATTCAAGGACGAGACGATATTCTTCGATGATTACTGTTGTTTCGTCGGCCCAAATGGATCTGGAAAATCCACTGTAATGAATGCACTTAACGTGTTCTTCCGTCAGTACAAGGATAGTAAAACTGATTTAAGTAAGCTTTCAATTGACGATTTTCATCATAAAAATGTTAAGGAACCAATTTCCATAACGGTCACATTTAAAGAGCTTTCTGATCGGGCGAAAGTTGACCTAGCCGATTATGTTAGACAAGAGCGCCTAATTGTTACAGCAAAGGCAGAGTTTGACGAAGGTACTGAAAGAGCAGAAGTGAAGCAATTTGGTAATCGCCTTGGAATGACTGAATTCAGGGCCTGGTTCGAAGCAGAAAAGTCTAAACAGCCTGCTTCTGAGCTAAAGAAAATCTTTTCGGACTTACAGGCAAAGTGGCCGGAGATCACTAAAGCTACGTCAAAAGCTGACATGTCGAGTTCACTTAATGATTTTGAGTCTTTACATCAAGATCTATGTAGTTTGATTCCAAGTGAGGACCAGTTCTATGGGGTTTCTAAAGGAGCTAATCGGCTCGCGCCACACTTACAATGGGTTTTTGTATCTGCATCCAAGGACTTTTCTGAGGAAGCAGAGGAGAGTAAGCATTCAGCTTTAGGGCAACTGCTTTCGAGAGCAATCCGAGCAAAGGTTAACTTTTCAGATAAAGTAACGGGTCTTCGGGATGGTTTAAGGCAAAGTTATCAAGAAATGCTGGAGGAGGAGCAAGGGGTTCTTTCGAGTATTTCTGAATCTCTGCAGAATAAGCTAAAACTTTGGGCGAACCCTAGTGCTACGGCAAAGGTTCTTTGGAAGAACGACGCTGAGAAATCAATCAAGATAGAAGAGCCACTTGCGCATATTCAAATAGGTGAAAAGGGTTTTGAAAGTGAGTTGGCTCGTTTTGGGCATGGCATGCAGAGGTCGTATCTTCTAACCCTTTTGCAAGAGCTAGCTGATATTGAGGATGAAAATGCACCTACCCTTGCAATGGCAATCGAAGAGCCTGAGCTATATCAGCATCCTCCACAAGCAAGGTATTTGTCTGAAGTATTGCAAGATTTAGCTAACGAAAATTCACAAATAATTGTATGTTCTCATAGCCCTTACTTTATTCCCGGTGATGACTTTCATAGCGTTCGCTTAGTTCGGGAGTTTGGTGCCCCATCTTGCTCGAATGTGACTTCACTAACTTATGCTGAGCTATCAAAAGAACTTACCGATGCAGGTGACAAAGCAGTTAAAGAAACTGGGATGATTGCAAAGCTATATCCAACATTGCGTCCAGAAATCAGCGAAATGTTTTTTAGTCGGAAACTGATATTAGTAGAAGGAATAGAAGACGTTGCCTATTTAACATCCTACATTCAGCTCATGGGCAAGCTTTCAGACTTTAGACGGTCAGGCTATCACATCATTCCGGTAGGCGGTAAAAATGAGTTGTTAAAGCCTTTGGCAATTGCCAAGCTATTAAATATTGAGGTATTTGTCGTCTGTGACGCTGACACAAACAAGACAAGACAAGATGAAATCAATAAACATAAAAAGGATAATGCTGCAATCTTACATCTGTTAGGCCATGATAAAACCGAAAACTGGCCTGAAGCAGATATTAAAAAGCCCAATTTGAGAATGTGGAAGACAAATATCACCGATACTGTCGGCCCAGAGTTTGGTGAGGATTGGAAGAAGCATGAAGATCAGGCAGCTGCATATTATGGAAATGCAGGTGGCTTAAAGAAAAATCCTTTGGCAGTATCTCGCGCATTGGAATCAGCTTGGAATGAGGGCTTAAAGTCCACAACATTACAGGAGCTGGTCGATAGCCTTCTCGCTCAAAAGACATAA
- the ureC gene encoding urease subunit alpha, with product MKITRQAYADMYGPTVGDRVRLGDTELWIEVEKDHTHYGDEVKFGGGKVIRDGMGQSQRCDDAVMDTVITNALILDWWGIVKADVGIQKGRIAAIGKSGNPDTQPDVDIVIGPGTEIIAGEGKILTAGGVDPHIHFICPQQVEEALMSGITTMLGGGTGPATGTNATTCTPGAWHMGKMLQAVDSLPMNIGFLGKGNASLPEALEVQIKAGAIGLKLHEDWGTTPASIDNCLTVADKYDVQVAIHTDTLNESGFVEDTLAAFKERCIHTFHTEGAGGGHAPDIITACSKPYVLPSSTNPTRPYTVNTIDEHLDMLMVCHHLDPNIPEDVAFADSRIRRETIAAEDILHDMGVISMISSDSQAMGRVGEVVCRTWQTAHKMKVQRGLLPQDEELGADNFRAKRYIAKYTINSAITHGIAHDVGSVEVGKLADLVLWSPAFFGVKPACIIKGGMIAAAPMGDPNASIPTPQPVHYRRMFGAFGKAASATRLTFVSKAALEAGIDKELGLDSPLSACTNVRQVRKSDMKLNDACPHITVDPQTYEVHADGELLTCEPASELPLAQRYHLF from the coding sequence ATGAAGATTACAAGGCAGGCATACGCCGACATGTACGGCCCCACTGTTGGCGACCGCGTAAGGCTGGGCGATACAGAACTGTGGATTGAAGTCGAAAAAGACCACACCCATTACGGCGACGAGGTTAAATTCGGCGGCGGTAAAGTTATCCGCGACGGCATGGGCCAGAGCCAGCGTTGCGACGATGCGGTGATGGATACTGTCATCACCAACGCCCTGATTCTTGACTGGTGGGGCATCGTAAAAGCAGACGTGGGCATCCAGAAAGGCCGCATCGCCGCCATTGGCAAATCCGGCAACCCGGACACCCAGCCAGACGTCGATATAGTGATCGGCCCGGGCACTGAAATCATCGCGGGCGAGGGCAAAATCCTCACCGCCGGCGGCGTTGACCCCCATATTCACTTCATCTGCCCGCAGCAGGTGGAAGAAGCCCTCATGAGCGGCATCACCACCATGCTGGGTGGCGGCACCGGCCCGGCAACCGGCACCAACGCAACCACCTGCACACCCGGGGCCTGGCACATGGGTAAGATGCTGCAGGCGGTAGACAGCCTGCCCATGAACATTGGCTTTCTGGGCAAGGGCAACGCCAGCCTGCCAGAAGCACTGGAAGTGCAGATAAAAGCAGGTGCCATCGGCCTCAAACTGCACGAAGACTGGGGCACCACCCCGGCCAGTATCGACAACTGCCTGACAGTGGCGGATAAGTACGACGTACAGGTTGCCATCCACACCGACACATTGAACGAATCCGGCTTTGTGGAAGATACGCTGGCCGCGTTCAAAGAGCGCTGCATTCACACCTTCCATACCGAAGGTGCAGGCGGCGGCCACGCGCCGGATATCATCACCGCCTGCTCCAAACCCTATGTGCTGCCGTCATCCACCAATCCCACTCGCCCGTATACGGTGAACACCATCGACGAGCACCTGGATATGTTGATGGTATGCCACCACCTGGACCCCAACATTCCGGAAGATGTGGCTTTCGCAGATTCCCGTATTCGCCGGGAAACCATAGCGGCGGAAGACATTCTTCACGACATGGGCGTGATCTCCATGATCTCTTCCGACTCACAGGCCATGGGCCGGGTAGGAGAGGTTGTCTGCCGCACCTGGCAAACCGCCCACAAGATGAAAGTACAGCGCGGCCTGCTGCCGCAAGACGAAGAGCTGGGTGCCGACAACTTCCGCGCCAAGCGCTACATTGCCAAGTACACCATCAACTCTGCCATTACCCACGGCATTGCCCACGATGTGGGTTCGGTGGAAGTGGGCAAGCTGGCGGATCTGGTGCTCTGGAGCCCGGCATTCTTTGGTGTGAAGCCTGCCTGCATTATCAAGGGGGGCATGATTGCCGCTGCGCCCATGGGCGATCCCAATGCTTCCATCCCCACGCCTCAGCCCGTGCACTATCGCCGCATGTTCGGTGCCTTTGGTAAAGCCGCCAGTGCCACCCGCCTGACCTTTGTCAGCAAGGCCGCGCTGGAAGCCGGAATCGACAAGGAACTGGGTCTGGACAGCCCGCTCTCTGCCTGCACCAACGTACGGCAAGTCCGCAAGAGCGATATGAAACTGAACGACGCCTGCCCGCACATAACAGTAGACCCGCAAACCTACGAAGTGCACGCAGACGGCGAACTGCTGACCTGCGAACCGGCCTCTGAACTGCCGCTGGCCCAGCGCTACCACCTATTCTGA
- a CDS encoding PIN domain-containing protein: MKWAFIDYENVGNLGKVNLSEYERVIVFLGAKQPKLDFTDTKYDEPINMVVVQLKATQANNLDFHLAYYLGKFDAQADRAVAFEVVSNDSGFSPLIAHIKSSGRVCKQVKIAGASGDTQKLIKNLSAKPKEKRPQKVTGLRNHIASHLRLQGNEVAIQKALNQLVHAKFLKVSDTGVEYLA; the protein is encoded by the coding sequence ATGAAATGGGCTTTCATCGACTACGAGAACGTAGGCAATCTCGGAAAGGTCAATCTCTCAGAGTATGAGCGGGTCATCGTGTTCCTTGGTGCAAAGCAGCCCAAGCTGGACTTTACGGACACGAAGTACGACGAGCCGATCAACATGGTGGTCGTTCAGTTGAAGGCCACTCAGGCGAATAACCTCGATTTCCATCTTGCCTACTACCTCGGAAAGTTCGATGCCCAGGCCGATCGAGCGGTGGCGTTTGAGGTGGTTAGTAATGATTCGGGCTTTTCGCCGCTGATTGCCCACATCAAGTCCAGTGGACGGGTGTGCAAGCAGGTGAAAATTGCCGGGGCGTCTGGTGACACTCAAAAGCTGATCAAAAACCTGTCGGCAAAGCCAAAAGAGAAACGTCCTCAGAAGGTCACTGGCCTTCGTAACCATATTGCTTCCCACCTACGGCTCCAGGGAAACGAGGTAGCCATTCAGAAAGCCCTCAACCAGTTGGTACACGCCAAATTTCTTAAGGTGTCTGATACCGGTGTGGAGTATTTGGCTTGA
- the ureG gene encoding urease accessory protein UreG: MKHCLRVGVGGPVGSGKTALLRQLCKALKDHYDIAVVTNDIYTREDADFLLKHDALPADRILGVETGGCPHTAIREDASMNLAAIDDLQSRHPNLELVMVESGGDNLSATFSPELSDLTLYVIDVSAGDKIPRKGGPGITKSDLLIINKIDIAEQVHASLDVMERDSKKMRGERPFVFTNLYDGVGLETIISFVLERGMLPERRPEKLAETA; the protein is encoded by the coding sequence ATGAAACATTGTTTGAGAGTTGGAGTCGGCGGCCCGGTTGGTTCCGGAAAAACCGCCCTCTTGCGCCAGTTGTGCAAGGCCCTGAAAGACCACTACGACATAGCCGTAGTAACCAACGACATCTACACCCGTGAAGACGCCGACTTCCTGCTGAAGCACGACGCCCTGCCTGCCGACCGCATTCTCGGCGTAGAAACCGGCGGCTGCCCGCACACCGCTATCCGCGAAGATGCCTCCATGAACCTGGCGGCCATCGACGACCTGCAAAGCCGGCACCCGAACCTTGAACTGGTGATGGTGGAATCCGGTGGTGACAACCTGTCTGCCACCTTCAGCCCGGAACTGAGCGATCTCACCCTTTATGTGATCGACGTATCAGCCGGAGACAAGATCCCCCGCAAAGGCGGCCCCGGCATTACCAAATCCGACCTGCTGATCATCAACAAGATCGACATTGCCGAACAGGTACATGCCTCCCTCGACGTGATGGAGCGGGACAGCAAGAAAATGCGTGGCGAACGGCCCTTCGTGTTCACCAACCTGTACGACGGAGTAGGGCTGGAAACCATTATCAGCTTTGTACTGGAGCGCGGAATGCTGCCAGAACGACGCCCTGAAAAACTTGCCGAGACTGCCTGA
- a CDS encoding urease accessory protein UreF, whose translation MGTAIVMLTPTDTPAAASGDLALLGLMQLVSPALPIGAFAWSQGLESAFELGWVENEADLQEWLEGVLEDGLSRCELPLLVRLQTAWAAEDAGAIAQWNDWLHATRETAELSDEDTRLGAALVTLLRSLGLLPEANLIPDEPGYITMFAWVAHYRNVPERQTLLGFAWAWLENQLAVACKALPLGHTAAQRVTEHMRPLLVTAVEIALQRSDEELGPILPGLALGSALHETQYSRLFRS comes from the coding sequence ATGGGCACGGCCATCGTCATGCTCACTCCCACTGACACTCCGGCTGCTGCATCGGGCGACCTGGCCTTGCTGGGCCTGATGCAACTGGTAAGCCCCGCGCTGCCCATTGGTGCGTTTGCCTGGTCCCAGGGGCTGGAAAGCGCCTTTGAGTTGGGCTGGGTAGAAAACGAAGCAGACTTGCAGGAATGGCTGGAAGGCGTTCTTGAAGACGGCCTTAGCCGCTGCGAACTGCCTTTGCTTGTGCGCCTGCAAACAGCCTGGGCTGCCGAAGATGCTGGTGCCATTGCACAGTGGAACGACTGGCTGCACGCCACCCGGGAAACCGCAGAACTGAGTGATGAAGACACCCGCCTTGGCGCGGCTCTTGTCACCCTCCTGCGCAGCCTTGGCCTGCTGCCGGAAGCGAACCTGATTCCAGATGAACCCGGATACATAACCATGTTCGCCTGGGTGGCCCATTACCGGAATGTACCTGAGCGCCAGACACTGCTCGGTTTTGCCTGGGCCTGGCTGGAAAACCAACTGGCGGTTGCCTGCAAAGCACTGCCCCTTGGCCACACCGCAGCCCAGCGCGTAACCGAACACATGCGCCCCTTATTGGTAACCGCTGTAGAGATTGCCCTGCAGCGGAGTGACGAGGAGCTTGGCCCCATTCTGCCCGGCCTGGCTCTTGGCAGCGCCTTACACGAAACCCAGTATTCGCGGCTTTTCAGAAGCTGA